Proteins encoded within one genomic window of Geotalea daltonii FRC-32:
- the sucD gene encoding succinate--CoA ligase subunit alpha — translation MSILIDKNTKVITQGLGATGLFHANGARDYGTQMVGGVTPGKGGTTIEGFPVFDTVKEAVYKTGATASVIYVPPPFAADAIMEAVDAGIDLVCCITEGIPVLDMVKVKQYMQGKRTRLVGPNCPGVITPGQCKIGIMPGYIHKPGKIGVVSRSGTLTYEAVWQLTNVGLGQSTCVGIGGDPVNGSSHLDVLKMFEEDPGTEAVIMIGEIGGTSEEEGAYFVKEHMTKPVAAYIAGVTAPPGKRMGHAGAIISGGKGTAAEKVAVLEDCGIAVAASPADMAQALLKVYKPK, via the coding sequence ATGAGCATACTTATCGATAAAAACACCAAGGTAATCACCCAGGGGCTCGGTGCAACCGGACTCTTTCACGCCAACGGCGCCAGGGATTACGGCACCCAGATGGTCGGGGGAGTCACCCCCGGCAAAGGCGGGACCACCATCGAAGGCTTTCCCGTATTCGACACGGTTAAAGAAGCCGTCTACAAAACCGGTGCAACCGCTTCGGTGATCTACGTACCGCCGCCATTTGCCGCAGACGCAATCATGGAAGCGGTCGATGCCGGCATAGATCTGGTCTGCTGCATCACCGAAGGTATCCCGGTGCTGGACATGGTCAAGGTCAAGCAGTACATGCAGGGGAAAAGGACCAGGCTGGTAGGGCCAAACTGCCCTGGCGTCATTACCCCCGGCCAGTGCAAGATCGGCATCATGCCAGGCTACATTCACAAGCCCGGTAAGATCGGCGTCGTTTCCCGCAGCGGCACCCTCACCTACGAGGCTGTCTGGCAGCTGACCAATGTGGGGCTTGGCCAGTCCACCTGCGTCGGTATCGGCGGCGATCCGGTCAATGGCTCCAGCCATCTGGATGTGCTGAAGATGTTCGAAGAGGATCCGGGCACCGAGGCGGTGATCATGATCGGCGAAATCGGCGGCACCTCCGAGGAAGAAGGAGCCTACTTCGTCAAGGAGCATATGACCAAACCGGTTGCCGCCTACATCGCCGGTGTTACCGCTCCGCCGGGCAAACGTATGGGGCATGCGGGGGCCATCATTTCCGGCGGCAAGGGTACGGCAGCCGAGAAGGTGGCAGTACTGGAAGACTGCGGTATCGCCGTAGCGGCCAGCCCGGCAGATATGGCCCAGGCACTGCTGAAGGTTTATAAACCGAAGTAA
- a CDS encoding enoyl-CoA hydratase-related protein: MVLPTLKDSSIAVEKRIAVLTLQRHDVRNALTGTALIDDIVQTVNWVNNEPEVSVLVITGEGTAFSSGGNVKEMQSQSGSFAGSPMEIQDHYRRGIQQIPLALHKAEVAVIAAVNGPAIGAGFDLACMCDIRIASTKAQVGEAFINLGITPGDGGAWFMQRLIGYQRAAELTFTGRIVKADEALQLGIFLEVVEPEELMPRAMELAGQIAAKPPLTLRLTKRMMKLAQRSELPDFLDLCACFQTMAHHTEDHLEAVNAFLEKRPPSYRGR; encoded by the coding sequence ATGGTCTTGCCGACGCTGAAGGATTCATCCATTGCTGTGGAGAAGCGGATCGCCGTATTGACGTTGCAGCGCCATGACGTGCGCAATGCACTGACCGGCACGGCCCTGATCGACGATATCGTGCAGACGGTGAACTGGGTGAATAATGAACCAGAGGTCTCGGTCCTGGTTATCACTGGGGAAGGGACGGCGTTTTCTTCAGGCGGTAACGTCAAGGAGATGCAGTCGCAAAGCGGGAGCTTTGCCGGATCGCCCATGGAGATTCAGGACCACTACCGGCGTGGAATACAGCAGATTCCACTCGCCCTGCATAAGGCGGAGGTGGCGGTTATTGCCGCCGTCAATGGCCCGGCCATCGGTGCCGGGTTCGACCTGGCCTGCATGTGTGACATCCGCATCGCTTCAACAAAGGCCCAGGTGGGAGAGGCCTTCATCAATCTCGGTATCACTCCGGGAGATGGTGGCGCATGGTTCATGCAGCGGCTGATTGGCTATCAGCGGGCTGCCGAGCTGACTTTTACCGGAAGAATCGTCAAGGCCGACGAGGCGCTGCAACTTGGGATATTCCTCGAAGTGGTGGAGCCGGAGGAACTGATGCCGCGAGCAATGGAACTGGCCGGGCAGATTGCCGCCAAGCCACCCCTTACGCTGCGGTTGACCAAACGGATGATGAAACTGGCCCAGCGCAGCGAGCTACCGGATTTTCTCGATTTATGCGCCTGCTTCCAGACAATGGCCCATCACACGGAGGATCATCTGGAAGCGGTCAACGCTTTCCTGGAAAAGAGACCACCTTCCTACAGGGGGCGATAA
- the sucC gene encoding ADP-forming succinate--CoA ligase subunit beta, translating to MNIHEYQAKAILREFGVPVPDGHVCYNGASAREWAKRLSEGPWVVKAQIHAGGRGKGGGVKLARTADEVRNTARDMLGMILRTHQTGPEGKVVTRVLVENGCNIGTELYISLLVDRATSKVTVMASTEGGMDIEEVAAKTPEKIFREAIAPLVGLTPFQCRNLAFSLGLTGKLTNKAVKLLQGLYETFIGCDCSLLEINPLVVTKEGDLLCLDAKFGFDDNAVFRHPKIGDMRDYDEEDPNEVEASQHDLSYVSLAGNIGCLVNGAGLAMATMDIIKHSGGNPANFLDVGGGATIERVTEAFKIILSDKNVKGILVNIFGGIMKCDVIATGVIEAAKQVSLKVPLVVRLEGTNVDKGKEILSASGLNIIAADGMADAANKIVQAVAAA from the coding sequence ATGAATATACATGAGTATCAGGCAAAGGCAATACTGAGGGAATTCGGGGTGCCCGTTCCGGATGGGCACGTCTGCTACAACGGCGCCAGCGCCCGTGAATGGGCGAAGCGGCTGAGTGAGGGACCCTGGGTAGTCAAGGCCCAGATCCATGCAGGTGGCCGTGGCAAGGGGGGCGGTGTCAAGCTGGCCCGCACCGCCGACGAGGTACGAAACACCGCCCGGGACATGCTCGGCATGATCCTGCGCACCCACCAGACCGGACCGGAAGGGAAGGTGGTTACCCGGGTCCTGGTGGAAAACGGCTGCAATATCGGTACTGAACTGTACATCAGCCTTCTGGTGGATCGTGCTACCTCCAAGGTGACGGTCATGGCCTCCACCGAAGGGGGAATGGACATCGAAGAGGTTGCCGCCAAGACACCAGAGAAAATCTTCCGCGAGGCCATCGCCCCGCTGGTGGGACTTACCCCCTTCCAGTGCCGCAATCTGGCCTTCAGTCTGGGACTTACCGGCAAGCTGACCAACAAGGCGGTCAAGCTGCTGCAGGGGCTCTACGAAACCTTTATCGGCTGCGACTGCTCTCTGTTGGAGATCAACCCCCTGGTCGTGACCAAGGAAGGGGACCTGCTCTGTCTTGATGCCAAGTTCGGCTTCGACGACAACGCCGTCTTCAGGCATCCCAAGATCGGCGATATGCGGGATTATGACGAAGAAGACCCCAACGAGGTGGAAGCATCACAGCACGACCTCTCCTATGTCTCCCTGGCCGGCAACATCGGCTGCCTGGTCAACGGCGCCGGTCTGGCCATGGCCACCATGGACATTATCAAGCATTCCGGCGGCAATCCGGCCAACTTCCTGGACGTTGGGGGCGGGGCGACCATCGAGCGCGTTACCGAAGCCTTCAAGATCATCCTTTCCGACAAGAACGTCAAAGGCATCCTGGTCAACATCTTCGGCGGCATCATGAAATGCGATGTCATTGCCACCGGGGTTATCGAGGCCGCCAAGCAGGTTTCCCTCAAGGTGCCGCTGGTCGTTCGTCTGGAAGGTACCAATGTGGACAAAGGCAAAGAAATCCTTTCCGCCAGTGGTCTGAATATCATCGCCGCCGACGGCATGGCCGACGCCGCAAATAAAATCGTCCAGGCCGTGGCAGCTGCCTGA
- a CDS encoding NADP-dependent malic enzyme — translation MSKKSAALEYHSTGRKGKIEVIATKPCQTAQDLSLAYSPGVAEPCLAIEQTPEDAYQYTAKGNLVAVVSNGTAVLGLGNIGALAGKPVMEGKGVLFKRFADVDVFDIELNSENPDEIIRAVQLLEPTFGGINLEDIKAPECFYIEEELKKTMNIPVFHDDQHGTAIISAAGLINALELVGKKIEDIRLVVNGAGAAAIACANLVVSLGVKRENIIMCDTKGVIYKGRTEGMNKYKEHFAVDTPLRTLEEAAVNCDVMFGLSSKGAFTPEMVRTMAVNPIIFAMANPDPEITPEEARKVRGDVLIATGRSDYPNQVNNVLGFPFIFRGALDVRATTINEEMKKAAVFALAELAREECPDSVCRAYGNVKFSFGRDYIIPKPFDPRALMRVAPAIAKAAMDSGVARQPIPDMDKYVEALESLQGKAKETLRMIINKAKCDPKSIVFPEGENEKILRAAQVLVEQGIARPILLGSEKKIRATLQELGIDLNGGVTIIDPANSDKANGYADEFYRLRQRKGLTLSESQRLMSRKSRTHFGCMMVRQGDADTLLAGIDANYAETIRPALQVIGKQEGLSSVHGLYIMVFKKGLYFLADTTVCIDPNAQELAETAILTAEMARMLEVEPSVAMLSMSNFGSVRHPQADKVRLAVELVKEKEPGLIIDGEMQADTAVVTEILQSSFPFSTLKKAANILIFPDLTSGNIAYKLLNKLGEAEAIGPILMGMNKPVHILQRGDDVMDIVNMAAIAVVDAQNNGRP, via the coding sequence ATGAGCAAAAAATCCGCAGCACTTGAATACCACTCGACCGGCCGCAAAGGGAAGATCGAAGTCATTGCCACCAAACCTTGCCAGACCGCACAGGACCTGTCTCTTGCCTATTCACCCGGAGTGGCTGAGCCCTGTCTGGCCATTGAGCAGACGCCTGAAGATGCATATCAGTACACGGCCAAAGGTAACCTGGTTGCGGTCGTCTCCAACGGTACCGCGGTCCTGGGCCTGGGCAACATCGGGGCTCTTGCCGGAAAACCGGTCATGGAAGGGAAAGGGGTGCTCTTCAAGCGCTTTGCGGACGTGGACGTCTTCGACATCGAGCTGAACAGCGAAAATCCGGATGAGATCATCCGCGCCGTGCAACTGCTCGAACCGACCTTTGGCGGGATCAACCTGGAGGACATCAAGGCTCCCGAATGCTTTTACATCGAGGAAGAACTGAAGAAGACCATGAATATCCCGGTCTTCCATGATGATCAGCACGGTACGGCGATCATCTCCGCAGCCGGTCTCATCAATGCCCTGGAACTGGTTGGGAAAAAGATAGAGGATATTCGCCTCGTGGTCAATGGAGCCGGTGCCGCAGCTATTGCCTGTGCAAACCTGGTAGTCTCCCTTGGGGTCAAGCGGGAAAACATAATCATGTGCGACACCAAGGGGGTCATCTACAAAGGCCGCACCGAAGGGATGAACAAATACAAGGAGCATTTCGCCGTCGATACGCCGCTGCGCACCCTTGAAGAGGCCGCCGTTAATTGTGATGTCATGTTCGGACTTTCCTCCAAGGGAGCCTTTACCCCCGAGATGGTGCGCACCATGGCGGTCAATCCCATCATCTTCGCCATGGCTAATCCCGATCCGGAGATCACCCCCGAGGAGGCCCGTAAGGTGCGCGGTGATGTACTGATCGCCACTGGCCGCTCCGACTACCCAAACCAGGTCAACAATGTGCTCGGCTTTCCCTTCATCTTCCGCGGGGCACTGGACGTGCGGGCTACGACCATCAATGAAGAGATGAAAAAAGCTGCCGTCTTCGCCCTGGCGGAGCTGGCCCGCGAGGAGTGCCCCGATTCGGTCTGCCGTGCCTACGGCAACGTCAAGTTCAGCTTCGGCCGGGACTATATCATTCCCAAACCCTTCGATCCGCGGGCGCTGATGCGTGTTGCACCGGCCATTGCCAAGGCGGCCATGGATTCAGGGGTGGCCCGGCAGCCGATCCCGGATATGGACAAGTACGTGGAGGCGCTGGAATCCCTGCAGGGAAAAGCAAAAGAAACCTTGCGCATGATCATCAACAAGGCGAAGTGCGATCCCAAGAGCATCGTCTTCCCAGAGGGCGAGAACGAGAAAATCCTCCGTGCCGCACAGGTGCTGGTGGAACAGGGGATTGCACGGCCGATTCTTCTGGGGAGTGAAAAGAAAATCCGTGCGACCCTGCAGGAGCTGGGGATTGACCTGAACGGCGGGGTGACGATCATCGACCCGGCCAACTCCGACAAGGCCAATGGCTATGCGGACGAATTTTACCGCTTGCGGCAGCGCAAGGGGCTCACCCTCTCCGAATCCCAGCGCCTCATGTCCCGCAAGTCCCGTACCCATTTCGGGTGCATGATGGTGCGTCAGGGTGATGCCGACACGCTCCTGGCGGGTATTGACGCCAACTACGCTGAGACCATCCGCCCCGCCTTGCAGGTGATCGGCAAGCAGGAGGGGCTCTCCAGTGTCCATGGCCTCTACATCATGGTCTTCAAAAAAGGACTCTACTTCCTGGCCGACACCACCGTCTGCATCGACCCAAATGCCCAGGAACTGGCGGAAACGGCCATTCTGACTGCTGAAATGGCACGCATGCTTGAGGTTGAGCCGAGTGTCGCCATGCTTTCCATGTCCAACTTCGGTTCCGTGCGCCATCCCCAGGCAGACAAGGTGAGACTGGCGGTTGAACTGGTCAAGGAAAAGGAGCCCGGGCTGATCATTGACGGTGAGATGCAGGCGGATACGGCGGTGGTTACGGAAATTCTGCAGTCGAGCTTTCCCTTCTCCACCCTGAAGAAAGCGGCGAATATCCTCATCTTTCCCGACCTGACTTCAGGAAACATCGCCTATAAGCTGCTCAATAAACTGGGAGAGGCAGAAGCCATCGGCCCGATCCTGATGGGGATGAACAAGCCGGTCCATATCCTGCAGCGTGGTGATGACGTCATGGATATCGTCAATATGGCTGCCATCGCAGTAGTGGATGCCCAGAACAATGGCAGACCATAG
- a CDS encoding class I SAM-dependent methyltransferase, which translates to MHSTAAYFDTVEAHYGHNDLETTILNALVAAGKDPDRLKAEDLAPIDQFHVRGLKATSQLAMDIKLDRDMQVLDLGSGLGGASRYLAKEFGCSVVGLDLNAQYCQVATTLTRRLGLDSRVTFIQGNALEIPFPDGSFDLVWTQHMTMNIPDKSSFYREVYRVLKPGGRLAMYDILAGPGGEVLFPVPWARDTATSFLVASQVLVDTITETGFDIHIWRDVTEAARLWTRATQERLYLNPGLLGLQLLLGTDFRKMVHNQFLNLQQERIALVEAVVRRPLLA; encoded by the coding sequence ATGCATTCGACAGCCGCATATTTCGATACCGTAGAAGCCCATTACGGACATAACGACCTTGAAACCACAATCTTGAACGCACTGGTTGCAGCCGGAAAAGATCCCGATCGTCTCAAGGCTGAAGACCTGGCCCCGATCGATCAGTTTCATGTTCGTGGTTTGAAGGCGACCTCTCAGCTTGCAATGGATATCAAGCTTGACAGGGATATGCAGGTGCTGGATCTGGGGAGTGGCCTTGGTGGGGCTTCCCGTTATCTTGCAAAGGAGTTTGGCTGCAGTGTCGTGGGCCTGGATTTGAATGCCCAGTATTGTCAGGTTGCCACCACTCTCACCCGGCGTCTCGGGCTTGACTCGCGGGTAACATTCATCCAGGGAAACGCCCTTGAGATTCCTTTTCCAGACGGGTCGTTCGACCTTGTCTGGACCCAGCACATGACCATGAACATCCCGGACAAATCCAGCTTTTATCGGGAAGTTTATCGTGTGCTTAAGCCGGGGGGGCGACTCGCCATGTATGATATTCTTGCCGGTCCGGGGGGAGAGGTGCTGTTTCCGGTTCCTTGGGCGAGGGATACCGCCACCAGTTTTCTGGTTGCTTCCCAGGTACTGGTGGACACGATAACCGAGACAGGGTTCGATATACATATCTGGCGAGACGTGACGGAAGCGGCCCGTCTATGGACCCGGGCAACGCAGGAAAGACTCTACCTCAATCCCGGCTTGTTGGGTCTGCAACTCTTGCTGGGCACGGACTTTCGCAAAATGGTGCACAATCAGTTTCTTAACCTGCAACAGGAGCGTATTGCCCTGGTTGAAGCTGTCGTCCGCCGCCCGCTGCTGGCATAA
- a CDS encoding enoyl-CoA hydratase/isomerase family protein, producing the protein MEYRNLLIEKHGAVAALTVNRPTVLNSLNSAVLDELLAAFSSLGQDEGVRAIVLTGSGEKAFVAGADIAEMADLSAMQAQEFSRKGQQLVNLIGRLAKPVIAAVNGFALGGGLEMVLACDFAYASENAKLGLPEVTLGIIPGFGGTQKLARLIGRSRANELIFTGRMLTAAEAKDWGVVNAVFPGGELVAKAMETAAKIAANGQLGVAHAKDAVKSGLDMAEADGMNYESVHFGALFSTADQREGMRAFLEKRKPVFSGR; encoded by the coding sequence ATGGAATACAGAAATCTGCTTATTGAAAAACATGGCGCAGTAGCGGCCCTGACAGTCAACCGGCCAACGGTGCTCAACAGCCTGAACAGCGCCGTGCTGGATGAACTGCTCGCTGCCTTTAGCTCACTGGGCCAGGATGAGGGTGTCAGGGCGATAGTCCTTACCGGCAGCGGTGAGAAGGCCTTTGTTGCAGGGGCAGACATCGCGGAAATGGCTGATCTGTCCGCCATGCAGGCACAGGAATTCTCCCGGAAGGGGCAGCAGCTGGTCAACCTGATCGGCCGGCTGGCCAAGCCGGTCATAGCAGCCGTCAACGGCTTTGCCTTGGGTGGCGGGCTGGAGATGGTACTGGCCTGCGACTTTGCCTATGCCTCGGAAAATGCCAAGCTTGGCCTTCCTGAGGTGACGCTTGGCATCATCCCCGGATTTGGTGGCACCCAAAAGCTCGCCCGGCTCATCGGCCGCAGCCGTGCCAACGAGCTGATCTTCACCGGCAGGATGCTCACCGCAGCCGAGGCAAAGGACTGGGGCGTTGTCAATGCAGTGTTTCCGGGCGGGGAACTGGTTGCCAAGGCCATGGAAACTGCCGCCAAAATAGCGGCCAACGGTCAGCTCGGTGTGGCCCATGCCAAGGATGCCGTCAAAAGCGGCCTGGATATGGCAGAAGCAGACGGAATGAATTACGAATCGGTTCACTTCGGCGCACTTTTCTCTACTGCAGACCAAAGGGAAGGGATGCGGGCGTTTCTTGAGAAGAGAAAGCCGGTGTTTTCCGGCAGATGA
- a CDS encoding heterodisulfide reductase-related iron-sulfur binding cluster produces the protein MEATRELYWNIGHGALVLLPMYLFTFVALGLLVKSGLKRLDIYRQGKPLDRFGNRGERIANLLKNVFLQSRVLMVKGPGYAHGLFFWGFFVLFVGTILVALQADFTDLLFGFRFLDGEFYKLFSLALDLAGLAAVVMLAGLFVRRYLVRPKGLETSRDDAIMHGLLFAILITGFVIEGARMAVNELPNDPALAAWSPVGLMIAKALAGMGEPSLRALHQGLWWVHFFLVIGFICAIPFTKFRHIFTTAANYFFADLGPKGALVTLDMEGDAESFGTANLKDLTWKDIFDTDACTKCKRCQDRCPAHNTDKPLSPMKVINQLGEVACTNPEANLIETVSKDALWSCTTCRACQEICPAAIEHVGKVVDMRRNMVLMEGEFPGEEVMAAMDNTEVNGNPLGMAMASRGDWAEGLPVKKMAEDADVDILYFVGCYASFDKRNIKIATSFIHLCAAAGIKVGILGKEEKCCGEPMRKMGNEYLYQSMAAENIETIKGYGVKKVVTACPHCFNTLAKDYRDLGFDVETEHYTVFLNRLVEEGKLKLKAETFDCTYHDSCYIGRYNDLYKEPRALISAAGGTIREMDKSGAESFCCGAGGGRIMAEEKLGSRISVSRAKMAAGTGAGMLVSNCPFCMTMFEDGIKGAELEGQLVPRDIGEILLERLTL, from the coding sequence ATGGAAGCGACACGCGAATTATACTGGAATATAGGCCATGGGGCACTTGTACTGTTGCCCATGTACCTCTTTACTTTTGTTGCCCTGGGACTTTTGGTCAAAAGCGGCCTGAAGCGGCTTGATATCTATCGTCAGGGAAAACCCCTGGATCGATTCGGCAACAGGGGCGAGCGCATCGCCAATCTCCTGAAGAATGTCTTTCTGCAGAGCCGGGTGCTGATGGTCAAGGGACCCGGTTATGCCCACGGTCTTTTCTTCTGGGGCTTCTTCGTCCTCTTTGTCGGCACCATACTCGTGGCCCTCCAGGCCGATTTCACCGACCTCCTCTTTGGCTTCAGGTTCCTGGACGGTGAGTTCTACAAACTCTTTTCCCTGGCGCTGGATCTGGCCGGTCTTGCCGCCGTCGTCATGCTGGCCGGTCTCTTTGTCCGCCGTTACCTGGTGCGCCCCAAAGGGCTTGAAACCAGCCGCGACGACGCCATCATGCACGGACTGCTCTTTGCCATCCTCATCACCGGCTTTGTCATCGAAGGGGCGCGGATGGCCGTCAACGAGCTGCCCAACGACCCGGCCCTGGCGGCATGGTCGCCGGTGGGACTAATGATCGCCAAAGCGCTTGCCGGCATGGGTGAACCATCCCTGCGTGCCCTGCACCAGGGGCTGTGGTGGGTCCATTTCTTCCTGGTCATCGGTTTCATCTGCGCCATCCCCTTTACCAAATTCCGGCACATTTTCACCACCGCCGCCAATTACTTCTTTGCCGACCTTGGTCCCAAGGGGGCGCTGGTGACCCTGGATATGGAAGGTGATGCCGAAAGCTTCGGCACCGCCAACCTTAAAGACCTCACCTGGAAAGACATCTTCGACACCGATGCCTGCACCAAATGCAAGCGCTGCCAGGACCGCTGCCCAGCCCACAACACTGACAAGCCCCTTTCCCCCATGAAAGTCATCAATCAGCTGGGAGAAGTGGCTTGCACCAACCCGGAAGCCAACCTTATCGAAACGGTGAGCAAGGATGCCCTCTGGTCCTGCACCACCTGCCGCGCCTGTCAGGAGATCTGTCCTGCCGCCATAGAGCACGTGGGCAAGGTAGTCGACATGCGTCGCAACATGGTGCTCATGGAAGGTGAATTCCCCGGCGAAGAAGTCATGGCCGCCATGGACAACACCGAAGTCAACGGCAACCCCCTGGGGATGGCCATGGCTTCCAGGGGCGACTGGGCCGAAGGGCTGCCGGTTAAAAAGATGGCCGAAGATGCCGACGTGGATATTCTCTATTTCGTCGGCTGCTACGCCTCCTTCGACAAGCGCAATATCAAGATCGCCACCAGCTTTATTCATCTCTGCGCCGCTGCCGGCATCAAGGTGGGCATTCTCGGCAAAGAAGAGAAGTGCTGTGGTGAACCCATGCGCAAGATGGGCAATGAATACCTGTACCAGTCCATGGCCGCCGAAAACATCGAGACTATCAAGGGCTATGGGGTGAAAAAGGTGGTAACCGCCTGTCCCCACTGCTTCAACACCCTGGCCAAGGACTATCGGGATTTGGGCTTCGATGTGGAGACCGAGCATTACACCGTCTTCCTCAATCGGCTGGTGGAAGAGGGCAAACTGAAGCTCAAAGCAGAAACCTTCGACTGCACCTACCATGACTCATGCTATATCGGCCGTTACAACGACCTGTATAAGGAACCGCGGGCGCTCATATCGGCGGCAGGCGGCACCATCCGGGAAATGGACAAAAGCGGCGCCGAGAGTTTCTGCTGCGGCGCCGGTGGCGGACGGATCATGGCCGAGGAGAAACTGGGGAGCCGGATCAGCGTCAGCAGGGCGAAAATGGCAGCCGGGACCGGAGCAGGAATGCTGGTATCCAACTGTCCCTTCTGCATGACCATGTTCGAGGACGGTATCAAAGGGGCAGAGCTGGAAGGGCAGCTGGTACCGCGGGATATCGGCGAGATACTACTGGAACGGCTGACCCTGTGA
- a CDS encoding thiolase family protein, which translates to MSEVFIVESLRTPLGSFGGALADVDAPRLAAAVIKELLERAALSPEAVDEVIIGQVLSGGSGQAPARQALRYGGLPDSVPAMTINKVCGSGLKAIMLGADAIRLGDAHVVLAGGMENMSQAPYALPKARNGFRMGNGEVVDLMVNDGLLDPYSGNHMGVIAEANAAKNGLSRAEQDEFAVASYKKAQAAVKDGVFKDEIVPVVKKGRQGEVVIAEDEEPLKGDIGKLPGLRAAFAKEGTITAGNASTINDGAGIALLASGEAVKKYNLKPKARLLAYATNSIHPDLFTEAPVGAIEKALVKAGLKVGDIDLFELNEAFATVPLLAIKKLGIDPARVNVNGGAVAIGHPLGASGARLAATLIRELHKRNARYGLATLCIGGGEAVAAIFERV; encoded by the coding sequence ATGAGTGAAGTTTTTATCGTTGAGTCATTGCGTACGCCGCTGGGATCGTTTGGTGGTGCGCTTGCCGACGTGGATGCGCCGCGTCTGGCTGCTGCAGTCATCAAGGAGCTGCTGGAGAGAGCGGCTCTCAGTCCCGAAGCTGTGGATGAGGTGATTATCGGTCAGGTGCTTTCCGGGGGAAGCGGTCAGGCTCCCGCCAGGCAGGCTCTGCGTTATGGCGGCCTCCCCGACTCGGTACCGGCAATGACCATCAACAAGGTGTGCGGCAGCGGCCTGAAAGCGATTATGCTCGGGGCCGATGCAATACGTCTGGGAGACGCCCACGTTGTGCTGGCCGGCGGCATGGAGAACATGTCCCAGGCACCCTATGCCCTGCCCAAGGCGAGGAATGGTTTCCGTATGGGGAACGGTGAAGTGGTTGACCTGATGGTCAATGACGGCCTGTTGGATCCATACAGCGGCAACCATATGGGGGTCATTGCCGAGGCCAATGCTGCCAAAAACGGCCTGAGCCGTGCCGAGCAGGATGAATTTGCCGTCGCTTCCTATAAAAAAGCTCAAGCAGCGGTTAAAGATGGCGTGTTCAAAGATGAGATAGTGCCAGTGGTGAAAAAGGGGCGCCAGGGGGAGGTGGTGATTGCCGAGGATGAAGAGCCGCTCAAGGGTGATATCGGCAAGCTGCCCGGGCTGCGTGCCGCATTTGCCAAAGAGGGAACCATCACCGCTGGTAACGCATCCACCATCAACGACGGCGCCGGGATAGCCCTGCTGGCATCCGGCGAAGCGGTTAAGAAATACAACCTGAAGCCGAAGGCCCGTTTGCTAGCCTATGCCACCAACAGTATTCATCCCGACCTCTTTACCGAGGCGCCGGTGGGAGCCATTGAAAAAGCATTGGTCAAGGCAGGGCTCAAGGTGGGTGACATCGATCTCTTCGAGCTCAATGAGGCCTTTGCCACCGTGCCGCTTTTGGCTATCAAGAAGCTGGGCATCGATCCTGCCCGGGTCAACGTCAACGGTGGAGCGGTCGCCATCGGCCACCCCCTCGGAGCGAGCGGCGCACGCCTGGCAGCTACCCTTATAAGGGAACTGCACAAGAGGAATGCCCGTTATGGCCTTGCCACCCTTTGCATTGGCGGAGGAGAAGCGGTCGCAGCGATTTTTGAGCGGGTATAG
- a CDS encoding 3-hydroxybutyryl-CoA dehydrogenase — MIKKVGVLGAGQMGSGIAHVLAVQEIEVVLFDIAEDQLAKAVAGIEKNLERQAKKGEVDSASIPAILKRIHTTKVMGDLSDCDMAIEAVTERETLKLDIFRQLDGIVKKGAILASNTSSIPITRIAAVTGRPDKVIGMHFMNPVPVMKLVEVIRGLATSDETFDATAALVAKLGKEMAVSADYPGFIVNRILIPMINEAAFALFEGVATVEDIDKAMKLGTNQPMGPLTLADFIGLDTCLAIMNVLYEGFKDTKYRPCPLLVKMVEAGYLGKKAGRGFYTY; from the coding sequence ATGATCAAGAAAGTAGGCGTTTTGGGTGCGGGGCAGATGGGGAGCGGTATCGCCCATGTCCTTGCGGTACAGGAGATAGAGGTAGTCCTTTTCGATATCGCAGAGGATCAACTTGCCAAGGCAGTTGCCGGCATCGAGAAGAACCTGGAACGCCAGGCAAAAAAAGGGGAAGTGGACAGCGCTTCCATCCCGGCCATTCTCAAACGGATCCATACCACCAAGGTCATGGGAGACCTGTCCGACTGCGACATGGCCATTGAAGCGGTGACCGAGCGGGAAACCCTCAAGCTGGATATCTTCCGCCAGCTGGACGGCATTGTCAAAAAGGGGGCGATCCTTGCTTCCAACACCTCCTCCATTCCCATTACCCGTATCGCTGCCGTTACCGGCCGTCCCGACAAAGTGATCGGCATGCATTTCATGAACCCGGTACCGGTGATGAAACTGGTGGAGGTGATCCGCGGCCTGGCCACCAGCGACGAGACTTTCGATGCTACCGCCGCCCTGGTAGCCAAACTGGGTAAAGAAATGGCGGTTTCAGCCGATTACCCCGGGTTCATCGTCAACCGCATCCTCATTCCCATGATCAACGAGGCAGCCTTTGCCCTTTTCGAGGGAGTCGCCACCGTCGAAGATATCGACAAGGCCATGAAGCTCGGCACCAATCAGCCCATGGGCCCCCTGACCCTGGCCGATTTCATCGGCCTCGACACCTGTCTGGCCATCATGAATGTGCTCTATGAAGGTTTTAAGGATACGAAATATCGCCCCTGTCCACTGCTGGTGAAAATGGTTGAAGCCGGCTACCTGGGCAAGAAGGCGGGGCGCGGCTTTTACACATATTGA